The following coding sequences are from one Lolium rigidum isolate FL_2022 chromosome 6, APGP_CSIRO_Lrig_0.1, whole genome shotgun sequence window:
- the LOC124660059 gene encoding ABC transporter B family member 26, chloroplastic-like, whose translation MPPPAALLLTAALGSAPARLSVSLAPRPPRLRAPARRIRPARIRAAAAVGGEFGGLGRRREFIGRLRNVLPGGRWWRLEEEEEGADGRAEASGATAASALHRMWALVANDRWVVFLGFASLVCAALSEIAIPHLLAASIFSAQNGGAVFYTNAKLLVVLCLISGVFSGVRSCCFGIANMILVKRMREMLFDSVLSQDIAFFDEETVGDLTSRLGSDCQQVSRVIGNDLNLISRNLLQGIGALIYLLILSWPLGLCTMLTCGTLSMIMVVHGRYQKKAAKFAQEFTASANNVAQEAITLVRTVRVYGTEKQEIKRYAKWLDKLYDVSFRQTMAYGGWSLSLNYLYHATQVVAVLIGGIYIMSGKLSAEQLTKFTLYAEWLILSTWWIGDNWSSLMQSVGASEKVFRLMDLLPSKHLTSKGLRLQKLEGRIQYEDVAFSYPSRPSVPILKRLKLTLNPNEVVAIVGLSGSGKSTIVNLLLQLYEPTNGQILVDGVPLSKLDTRWFRERIGFVGQEPKLFRMDVSANIRYGCPREVSQEEVEWAAKQAYAHDFIMALPDGYNTTVDDALLSGGQKQRVAIARALLRDPAILVLDEATSALDAESEHYVKSVITEVSTDPKAGRTVIIIAHRLSTIQAADRIIVMENGDIVEDGPHSELIKQDGLYSRLARRQNDALP comes from the exons ATGCCGCCCCCGGCCGCGCTGCTCCTCACGGCGGCCCTCGGCTCCGCGCCGGCGCGGCTGTCGGTGAGCCTCGCGCCCAGGCCGCCGCGCCTGCGGGCGCCCGCGCGCCGGATCCGGCCGGCGAGGATCCGCGCcgcggcggcggtcggcggcgagTTCGGCGGGCTCGGCAGGCGCCGCGAGTTCATCGGCCGGCTGCGGAACGTGCTGCCGGGGGGCAGGTGGTGGCgcctcgaggaggaggaggagggcgcggaCGGGCGCGCCGAGGCCAGCGGGGCCACGGCCGCCTCCGCGCTCCACCGGATGTGGGCCCTCGTCGCCAACGACCGCTGGGTCGTCTTCCTCGGCTTCGCCTCCCTCGTCTGCGCCGCG CTCTCGGAGATCGCCATACCCCATCTGCTCGCGGCGTCCATCTTCTCCGCGCAGAACGGAGGGGCCGTCTTCTACACGAATGCCAAGCTCCTGGTTGTTCTATGTTTGATTTCCGGAGTGTTCAG TGGTGTGCGAAGCTGCTGTTTTGGTATTGCGAACATGATATTG GTCAAACGAATGAGAGAAATGCTCTTTGATTCCGTCCTATCTCAG GATATTGCTTTTTTCGACGAGGAAACTGTCGGTGATTTGACAAGTAGGCTTGGTTCCGACTGCCAGCAAGTGTCTCGAGTTATTGGCAATGATCTTAATTTGATTTCGCGCAACTTGCTTCAG GGTATAGGCGCGCTGATTTATCTTCTAATCTTATCATGGCCTCTTGGACTGTGCACTATGCTTACTTGTGGGACATTGTCAATGATTATGGTAGTTCATGGACG GTATCAGAAAAAGGCAGCTAAATTTGCACAAGAGTTCACCGCAAGTGCCAATAAT GTTGCTCAAGAAGCGATAACATTGGTTAGGACAGTACGGGTCTATGGGACCGAAAAGCAAGAGATCAAAAG GTATGCAAAGTGGTTGGATAAGCTGTATGATGTAAGCTTTCGGCAGACAATGGCTTATGGGGGCTGGAGCTTGAGCTTGAATTATCTATACCATGCTACTCAG GTCGTTGCAGTTTTGATTGGAGGAATATATATCATGTCCGGGAAGTTAAGTGCTGAGCAACTGACAAAATTCACGCTGTACGCCGAGTGGCTAATTTTGTCTACCTGGTGGATTGGAGATAACTGGTCTTCCTTGATGCAATCTGTCGGTGCAAGTGAAAAAGTCTTCCGCTTGATGGATCTCCTGCCTAGCAAGCACCTTACTTCTAAAG GCCTCAGGTTACAGAAGTTAGAAGGGCGAATTCAGTATGAAGATGTAGCATTTTCATATCCGTCAAGACCTTCA GTACCAATTTTGAAAAGGCTGAAGCTAACACTCAATCCAAATGAAGTAGTTGCCATT GTTGGTCTTAGTGGAAGTGGCAAGAGTACTATAGTTAACCTTCTACTTCAGCTATATGAACCTACAAATGGGCAA ATACTAGTAGATGGTGTCCCACTTAGCAAGCTGGATACCAGATGGTTTAGGGAGAGAATTGGTTTTGTGGGACAG GAGCCTAAGCTATTTCGAATGGATGTTAGTGCAAATATTAGGTATGGCTGCCCTAGAGAAGTTAGCCAGGAAGAAGTGGAGTGGGCTGCTAAACAGGCTTATGCTCACGATTTCATAATGGCTCTTCCTGATGGCTATAACACCACTGTTGACGATGCTCTTCTTAGTGGAGGCCAAAAGCAACGTGTTGCTATTGCAAGGGCCCTTCTGAGAGATCCAGCCATCTTAGTACTTGACGAAGCCACTAGTGCACTTGATGCTGAGAGCGAACATTATGTGAAG AGTGTTATCACTGAAGTAAGCACCGACCCTAAGGCTGGAAGAACCGTTATAATCATAGCTCACAG GTTATCCACGATTCAAGCCGCTGATAGGATTATTGtgatggagaatggtgatattgtGGAG GACGGACCACATAGTGAGCTTATCAAGCAAGATGGTTTGTATTCAAGATTAGCTCGGCGACAAAATGATGCTCTCCCATAG
- the LOC124660350 gene encoding dolichyl-diphosphooligosaccharide--protein glycosyltransferase subunit 2-like, which produces MAWGLPPLAVLLLLAVIVAPLSSAVRPVSDAHRSAAAELFAALPDGSLGDLETTYEAVSTFKILGVQKDRSLDGKACKLASDTLSSSSSSAKDLFHAARISSVLGCSIGAGVYDDVASRLKAVIKDTNSLLEFYYSVGGLLSLKEQGHSVVLSDADSVFHAIKALSQSDGRWRYDTNSAESSTFAAGIALEALAGVVSLSDAEVDPSMIGVVKNDIVKLFGTIKSYDDGTFYFDEKNVDASEYKGPITTSASVVRGFTSFANAVSGKLNIPSEKILGLAKFFLGIGLPGSAKDCFNQIKSLSLLENNRVFVPLILSLPSKVLSLTSKDQLKVEVTTVFGSAAPPLRVNLVQVLGSDSKVITTDKELQFDVDNNVHYLDIDPLKIDVGKYSLVFEISLQDPEHETVYTTGGRNTETVIVTGLIKVDKAEIGIAENDAGTSESVEKLDLLKDTQISLSANHLQKLRLSFQLATPLGRTFKPHQVFLKLKHESGVEHLFVVPGSARQFKIVLDFLGLVEKFYYLSGRYDLELSVGDASMENSFLRALGHLELDLPEPSEKAPRPPAQAVDPLAKFAPQKEISHIFRVPEKRPPKEVSLAFTGLTLLPFIGFLIGLMRLGVNLKNFPSLPGPAAFASLFHAGIGAVLLLYVLFWVKLDLFTTLKYLGFLSVFLVFVGHRALSYLSSTSTKQKTA; this is translated from the exons ATGGCCTGGGGGCTCCCACCCTTGGCCGTCCTCCTACTACTCGCCGTGATCGTAGCCCCACTATCCTCCGCCGTTCGCCCGGTCTCCGACGCGCACAGATCCGCTGCCGCCGAGCTCTTCGCCGCCCTCCCCGACGGATCCCTCGGCGA TTTGGAGACGACGTACGAGGCGGTCAGCACGTTCAAGATACTGGGGGTGCAGAAGGACAGGAGCCTTGACGGCAAAGCCTGCAAGCTCGCCTCCGACAcgctgtcttcctcctcctcatccgcgAAGGATCTGTTCCACGCGGCCCGGATCAGCAGCGTCCTCGGATGCAGCATTGGCGCCGGCGTTTACGAT GATGTTGCGTCGAGGCTTAAGGCAGTGATCAAGGACACCAATTCACTCCTCGAATTCTACTATTCCGTGGGAGGGCTGCTCAGCCTCAAG GAACAAGGTCACAGCGTTGTTTTGTCTGACGCAGACAGCGTATTTCATGCAATTAAG GCACTTAGCCAAAGTGATGGCAGATGGCGTTATGACACCAACAGTGCTGAATCTAGCACATTCGCTGCCG GTATCGCACTAGAAGCATTGGCAGGAGTTGTTTCACTATCCGATGCTGAGGTTGATCCATCCATG ATCGGAGTCGTTAAAAATGACATCGTGAAGCTATTTGGCACAATCAAAAGCTATG ATGATGGAACCTTCTACTTTGATGAGAAGAATGTTGATGCTTCCGAATACAAGGGCCCCATAACAACTTCTGCTTCAGTAGTACGGGGTTTCACTTCATTCGCAAATGCTGTTTCTGGGAAATTGAAT ATCCCCAGTGAGAAAATACTGGGCTTGGCGAAGTTCTTTCTTGGTATAGGGCTCCCAGGTAGTGCAAAGGATTGCTTTAATCAGATCAAGTCCCTGTCACTCCTGGAGAACAATAG GGTCTTTGTTCCTTTGATCCTTTCACTTCCTTCCAAAGTACTGTCCTTGACCTCCAAAGATCAGCTGAAG GTTGAAGTCACTACAGTGTTTGGATCTGCTGCACCTCCTCTCAGAGTAAATCTTGTGCAAGTCTTGGGATCTGACTCCAAGGTTATCACCACTGACAAG GAACTTCAGTTTGACGTTGACAACAATGTTCATTACTTGGACATTGATCCATTGAAAATAGATGTTGGGAAGTACTCGCTAGTTTTTGAG ATTTCTCTCCAGGATCCAGAACATGAAACTGTTTACACTACTGGAGGGAGAAACACCGAAACTGTCATTGTCACGGGACTGATCAAAGTTGACAAGGCAGAAATCGGAATAGCTGAGAACGATGCTGGGACTTCCGAGTCTGTTGAAAA GTTAGATCTACTGAAAGATACACAAATCTCTCTCTCTGCGAACCATCTGCAGAAGTTACGTTTATCTTTTCAACTAGCTACACCACTTGGGCGCACATTTAAACCTCACCAG GTGTTCTTGAAGTTGAAGCATGAAAGTGGAGTTGAACACTTATTTGTGGTGCCGGGTTCTGCAAGGCAATTCAAAATCGTTCTA GATTTTCTTGGTTTGGTGGAGAAATTTTACTACCTTTCTGGTAGATATGACCTTGAGCTTTCAGTTGGTGATGCTTCAATG GAGAATTCATTCCTACGAGCCCTTGGCCATCTGGAGTTGGACTTGCCAGAGCCCTCAGAAAAGGCCCCACGTCCTCCTGCACAAGCTGTTGATCCGTTGGCAAAGTTTGCGCCACAGAAGGAGATATCACACATTTTCCGTGTACCAGAGAAGAGGCCGCCTAAGGAAGTCTCACTAGCATTCACTGGTCTCACACTTTTGCCTTTTATTGGGTTCTTGATTGGG CTTATGCGTCTGGGAGTCAACTTGAAGAACTTCCCATCCCTGCCAGGACCAGCTGCATTCGCATCACTTTTCCATGCTGGAATTGGAGCAGTTCTGCTGCTCTATGTTCTCTTCTGGGTTAAG CTGGATCTTTTCACAACTCTGAAGTACCTCGGCTTCCTCTCAGTCTTCCTTGTGTTTGTTGGCCATAGGGCCCTATCTTACCTTTCATCGACATCGACGAAACAAAAGACTGCTTGA